A DNA window from Ostrea edulis chromosome 5, xbOstEdul1.1, whole genome shotgun sequence contains the following coding sequences:
- the LOC130055155 gene encoding somatostatin receptor type 4-like gives MYSLSTTTPPTLTENQPSENYPSENNYVNSTLMEGDSKQNSSEHTPIQFPVDISEESLLHDASFIIATILCIAGVLGNIATLVIIILKKKHKVPTYTGIFCLSLADTPSLVLRYFLNFRMIFAKIVSSEYIFAISFFTCFSSNFHVVIIAFLRYIYVSKPFYSRTLTCRRVLYLSAGVWMTSLVLSILYTVHLYLVEEKHMSLSQSYIVEVILQCLLFLGSIIPVIIFHILNIVQLRKGLSKFTVSFSKSMSTMLTTVVVIFVLANIPAIVVNALYFRNIHLSVEIRPIVYIPLMLNNSANPFVYFLFSETVRKRLQVFGYCSCFRK, from the coding sequence ATGTATTCACTGTCAACAACAACTCCTCCAACATTGACCGAAAACCAACCTTCGGAGAACTACCCTTCTGAAAACAATTACGTGAACAGTACGTTAATGGAAGGTGATTCTAAACAAAACAGCTCCGAACACACACCAATCCAATTTCCTGTAGATATCTCCGAAGAATCACTCCTGCATGACGCCAGTTTCATCATTGCCACTATTCTTTGCATTGCTGGAGTTTTGGGAAACATTGCTACCTTGGTGATCATCATTCTGAAGAAAAAACATAAAGTACCTACATACACGGGGATATTTTGTTTATCTCTGGCCGACACTCCAAGCTTGGTCCTTCGGTATTTCTTAAACTTTCGTATGATTTTTGCTAAGATAGTGTCATCTGAATACATTTTTGCTATTAGTTTTTTTACGTGCTTCTCATCAAATTTCCATGTCGTCATAATTGCGTTTTTACGCTATATTTACGTTAGTAAGCCGTTTTACAGCCGTACGTTGACTTGTCGTAGAGTCCTGTATCTGTCAGCTGGAGTCTGGATGACTTCCCTTGTTCTGTCGATTTTGTACACTGTTCATCTATATTTAGTAGAAGAAAAACACATGTCATTGTCTCAAAGTTATATTGTTGAAGTGATTTTGCAATGTTTGCTATTCCTCGGGTCTATAATTCCAGTTATTATATTCCATATCCTAAATATTGTACAATTACGTAAGGGTTTATCAAAATTTACAGTTTCTTTCTCAAAATCAATGTCTACAATGCTGACTACCGTTGTCGTTATTTTTGTATTGGCCAACATTCCAGCTATTGTTGTGAATGCACTGTATTTCAGAAATATACATTTAAGTGTTGAGATTAGACCGATAGTATATATTCCTTTGATGCTAAACAACAGCGCAAAcccttttgtttattttttattttcggAGACGGTTAGAAAGAGGCTACAGGTATTTGGTTATTGTAGCTGTTTCCGGAAGTGA